The following coding sequences lie in one Spirosoma sp. KUDC1026 genomic window:
- the dnaG gene encoding DNA primase translates to MRIPEATVDQIRQAADIIEVVNDFVSLKKRGSNYIACCPFHNEKTPSFSVNPARQIYKCFGCGKAGDSVRFVMDVENIGYGEALRYLAKKYGIEIEEQEQTPEELLRQNERESLLIALNFAKTFFQEALLTSDEGKSVGLSYFRERGFTNPTLEAFDLGYSYDQWDALLQAGLQRGYKREILEKAGLILAKENNKVFDRFRGRVMFPIHNVSGRVIAFGARILKTDKSQAGGASPKYLNSPETEVYHKSQVLYGIFQAKQAIRQEDVCYLTEGYTDVISLHQAGIKNVVASSGTSLTTEQIRLIGRFTPNVTILYDGDAAGIKAALRGLDMVLEEGLNLKLLLLPDGEDPDSYVHKVGADAFKTYIKEHSQDFIDFKASRWLAEAGDDPLKRAEGISDVCSSITKIPDLLKRQTLSQRVAQVFHVSEQSVISEINRLLRLQQEQVRKTSDRQKRAPGQEPRQTASSSALAAESVDDINALLNELEIDTAPAFDESAFGGASALEVPQERATATRTPISYQEEECVRLLINYGSQELEPGITLCQYILSELHEINFQTQPFDHILTHYREAYAQGVILTAADFISQRISSDRHVQQQVITLTTPRYEISEGWLRHEIFVPSEEEISILADAAYRNILRIKKMLAEQRMAVLQQQLREVNKEFTEEVDRILMEFMQYKRIDMEISRLLGTVISG, encoded by the coding sequence ATGCGTATTCCTGAAGCAACTGTCGATCAAATTCGGCAGGCGGCCGACATCATAGAAGTGGTTAACGATTTCGTTTCGCTGAAAAAACGGGGAAGCAATTACATTGCCTGCTGTCCATTTCATAATGAGAAAACGCCATCGTTCAGCGTCAATCCTGCCCGGCAGATTTATAAGTGCTTCGGGTGTGGAAAAGCAGGTGATTCGGTACGATTCGTAATGGACGTGGAGAACATCGGCTATGGCGAAGCCTTACGTTACCTGGCCAAGAAATACGGAATCGAGATTGAGGAGCAGGAACAGACCCCTGAAGAGTTGCTTCGTCAGAATGAGCGCGAAAGCCTGCTGATCGCTCTGAATTTTGCCAAAACATTTTTTCAAGAAGCCCTGCTCACTAGTGACGAAGGAAAAAGTGTAGGCCTGAGCTATTTTCGTGAACGGGGGTTCACCAACCCTACGCTGGAAGCCTTTGATCTGGGTTACAGCTACGACCAGTGGGATGCGTTGCTGCAGGCGGGCTTACAACGTGGTTATAAACGCGAAATACTGGAAAAAGCCGGGCTGATTCTCGCCAAAGAGAATAACAAGGTGTTTGACCGCTTCCGGGGGCGGGTTATGTTCCCGATTCATAACGTATCGGGGCGGGTTATTGCCTTTGGTGCCCGAATCCTAAAGACAGACAAGAGCCAGGCCGGTGGGGCATCTCCCAAATACCTGAACTCCCCTGAAACGGAGGTATACCACAAAAGTCAGGTACTATACGGTATTTTTCAGGCTAAACAAGCAATCCGTCAGGAAGACGTCTGCTACCTAACGGAGGGATACACAGATGTTATTTCCCTCCATCAGGCTGGAATTAAGAACGTAGTAGCCTCGTCAGGTACGTCGCTTACGACCGAACAGATTCGGCTGATTGGTCGCTTTACGCCCAACGTAACGATCCTGTACGATGGTGATGCCGCCGGTATCAAGGCCGCTCTACGCGGGCTGGATATGGTGCTGGAGGAAGGTCTTAACCTGAAATTGCTTTTGCTGCCCGATGGTGAAGACCCGGATAGCTACGTGCATAAGGTAGGTGCCGACGCTTTCAAGACGTACATTAAAGAGCACTCCCAGGACTTTATTGATTTTAAGGCCAGCCGATGGCTGGCAGAGGCTGGAGACGATCCGCTGAAACGGGCAGAAGGAATATCCGATGTCTGTAGCAGTATTACAAAAATACCCGATCTGCTGAAACGGCAGACGTTGTCGCAACGCGTAGCGCAGGTTTTCCACGTCAGCGAACAGTCAGTTATCTCCGAGATCAATCGGTTGCTCAGGCTGCAGCAGGAACAGGTTCGTAAGACCAGCGACCGACAGAAGCGGGCACCGGGCCAGGAACCCCGGCAGACAGCTTCTTCGTCAGCACTAGCGGCTGAATCGGTAGACGATATCAATGCGTTGCTAAATGAACTGGAGATTGATACCGCCCCGGCTTTTGATGAGTCTGCTTTCGGCGGGGCATCAGCTTTGGAAGTTCCCCAGGAACGGGCAACAGCAACCCGAACGCCAATCTCTTATCAGGAGGAGGAATGTGTCCGATTGTTAATTAACTACGGTAGTCAGGAACTGGAGCCGGGCATTACACTCTGTCAGTACATATTGAGCGAATTGCACGAAATTAATTTTCAGACCCAACCGTTTGACCATATCTTAACTCATTACAGAGAAGCCTACGCCCAGGGGGTAATTCTGACAGCCGCGGATTTTATTAGTCAGCGGATCAGTTCAGACAGGCATGTTCAGCAGCAGGTTATTACGCTCACTACACCACGCTATGAAATCAGTGAGGGATGGCTTAGACACGAAATCTTCGTTCCGTCGGAAGAGGAGATCTCTATTCTTGCCGACGCTGCCTACCGAAATATACTGCGAATTAAAAAAATGTTGGCTGAACAGCGGATGGCAGTACTTCAGCAGCAACTCAGAGAAGTAAACAAAGAGTTTACCGAAGAGGTAGATCGGATACTAATGGAATTTATGCAATATAAGCGAATTGATATGGAAATATCGCGTCTGCTCGGTACGGTTATTTCGGGCTGA